One part of the Clostridium thermosuccinogenes genome encodes these proteins:
- a CDS encoding pyridoxamine 5'-phosphate oxidase family protein gives MFKEMRRKDRSIDNEQAVDLLEKGKFGVLSTVGENGYAYGVPLNYVYSEGKIYFHCAGEGCKLDNIKFNNRVSFCVVGNTEPIPEKFSYKYESAIAFGRATEVHDKEKEDALIALIQKYSSEFMEKGMEYIKKDSTKAKVIKIEIEHLTGKARK, from the coding sequence ATGTTCAAGGAAATGAGGAGAAAAGACAGGAGTATTGATAACGAGCAGGCTGTTGATTTGCTGGAGAAAGGTAAATTCGGAGTGTTATCTACAGTGGGTGAAAATGGATATGCCTATGGGGTTCCGCTGAACTATGTATACAGTGAAGGAAAAATCTATTTTCATTGCGCCGGCGAAGGGTGTAAGCTCGATAACATCAAATTTAATAATAGGGTTTCCTTTTGTGTAGTGGGCAATACTGAACCAATACCTGAAAAGTTCAGCTATAAGTATGAAAGTGCGATTGCGTTTGGACGTGCAACAGAAGTGCATGATAAGGAAAAGGAGGACGCATTGATCGCACTCATTCAGAAGTATTCCAGCGAGTTTATGGAAAAGGGTATGGAATACATAAAGAAGGACAGCACCAAAGCAAAGGTCATTAAAATTGAAATTGAGCATTTGACGGGAAAGGCTAGGAAGTAA
- a CDS encoding APH(3') family aminoglycoside O-phosphotransferase — MDNKKWDLEALPEELRIKVEKSKWKQVTIGESGAYTYMLSDESGQNRYLKIMPRKLNLSMEREVDLLKWLEGKLPVPKVLLFIHDSEYEYFLMTEVKGIHSCAPSFESDLPKLVRLLAKGLRMIHSVDIKDCPFDQRLSIKLKEAEYRTVNGLVDEDDFDDIRKGRKAIDLFQELIATKPAEEDLVFTHGDYCLPNIIINNGDIGGFIDWGRGGIADRYQDIALVARSLAYNFGEKWIPLLFKEYGMDKIDYSKIEYYKLLDEFF, encoded by the coding sequence ATGGATAATAAGAAATGGGATTTAGAGGCACTCCCTGAGGAGTTAAGAATTAAGGTGGAAAAGAGCAAATGGAAGCAGGTAACAATTGGCGAGTCCGGTGCGTACACTTATATGCTGTCAGATGAGTCGGGACAAAACAGGTATCTTAAAATAATGCCCAGGAAACTGAACTTGAGCATGGAAAGGGAGGTTGATCTTCTGAAATGGTTGGAAGGGAAGCTTCCGGTACCAAAGGTATTATTATTCATCCATGACAGCGAATATGAATATTTTCTGATGACTGAAGTTAAAGGAATCCATTCCTGCGCCCCTTCTTTTGAAAGCGATTTGCCTAAATTGGTTCGATTGTTGGCAAAAGGATTAAGAATGATACATAGTGTAGACATAAAAGACTGCCCTTTTGACCAGAGGTTGAGTATAAAGTTGAAAGAGGCTGAGTATAGAACGGTTAATGGGCTTGTGGACGAAGATGATTTTGACGACATCCGTAAAGGAAGGAAAGCCATTGACTTGTTTCAGGAGTTGATAGCTACAAAGCCTGCCGAGGAGGACCTTGTTTTTACCCATGGTGATTATTGCCTGCCTAATATTATAATAAATAACGGAGATATAGGCGGCTTTATTGACTGGGGCAGAGGAGGAATTGCCGACAGATACCAGGATATTGCCCTGGTTGCCAGAAGCCTGGCATATAATTTTGGTGAAAAATGGATTCCGCTTCTATTCAAGGAATACGGCATGGATAAAATAGATTACTCAAAAATAGAGTATTATAAATTATTGGATGAGTTCTTTTAA
- a CDS encoding GNAT family N-acetyltransferase, which translates to MKIDFYSLGEISNEKFNFAVICAAYKGKWIFVRHKDRNTWEIPGGHREEKEDINVTASRELFEETGAVKYEVDPICDYSVTISGTTTFGRLFYAKVAEIGPLPESEICEITLLTAMPDNLTYADIQPKLHSKVLEFLSSKTLRLLEKDRIRNINIINFIKNYPVQTFDDAGDSVLVRGKSDENWVYISSNSKEEFLQLIEGLDEEDKCFAVLEDWMLPYIVKDREIRSRLTSMKLVYDENMPLPHIMSNVVDLSIADAPYIYENSKYKEYISIEYIEDRIKNGIALGIYEDGKLVAWAITHDDGAIGFLNVLLEYRRKGYGTDVTVAMIRRLLQIGELPFVHIEEDNIKSMNLALKAGFRKERRIHWIKLK; encoded by the coding sequence ATGAAAATAGATTTTTACAGTTTAGGCGAAATAAGCAATGAAAAGTTCAATTTTGCAGTTATTTGCGCCGCTTACAAAGGTAAATGGATATTTGTGAGGCATAAGGACAGGAACACGTGGGAAATACCGGGTGGGCACAGGGAAGAGAAGGAAGATATTAATGTAACTGCATCAAGGGAGTTATTTGAGGAAACAGGTGCGGTAAAATACGAAGTTGATCCCATATGCGACTACTCTGTTACCATAAGTGGGACAACTACCTTCGGGAGATTGTTTTATGCAAAGGTTGCTGAAATAGGGCCTTTGCCGGAGAGTGAAATATGCGAAATTACTTTATTGACAGCGATGCCTGATAACCTTACCTATGCAGATATACAGCCAAAACTGCATAGTAAAGTGTTGGAATTTTTGAGCAGCAAGACATTAAGACTACTCGAAAAAGACAGAATAAGAAACATCAATATAATCAACTTCATAAAAAACTACCCTGTTCAAACTTTTGATGATGCTGGAGATTCAGTGCTCGTCAGAGGAAAAAGCGATGAGAATTGGGTTTACATAAGCAGCAACTCCAAAGAAGAGTTCCTTCAACTGATTGAGGGATTGGATGAAGAGGATAAATGCTTTGCAGTGCTTGAGGACTGGATGCTTCCATATATCGTGAAGGATAGGGAAATAAGGTCCAGGCTTACCAGCATGAAACTGGTTTATGATGAAAATATGCCATTGCCGCATATAATGTCCAATGTTGTTGATTTATCAATTGCTGACGCCCCATATATATACGAAAACTCCAAATATAAAGAGTATATATCCATTGAGTATATTGAAGACAGGATAAAAAACGGGATTGCTCTTGGAATTTATGAGGATGGGAAATTGGTGGCATGGGCTATCACCCATGATGATGGTGCCATAGGTTTCCTGAATGTCTTGTTAGAGTATAGAAGGAAAGGTTATGGGACGGATGTAACCGTTGCAATGATAAGAAGGTTGCTGCAAATTGGTGAGCTGCCCTTTGTGCATATCGAGGAAGATAATATAAAGTCTATGAATCTCGCATTAAAGGCAGGATTTAGGAAAGAAAGGCGAATACATTGGATTAAGCTTAAGTAG
- a CDS encoding M48 family metallopeptidase, with the protein MKSKKYFVEIEDNKVAYTVVKTRRKTIGITVDMNGEVKVSAPLRISEKQIREIVQEKAGWIIKKVNEAIERNSNIVPRQFVSGEKFLYLGEEYTLEVVEKDSGKAKVLMQEDTMTVYISRGLSGESRKQAIKEAIMKWYRQRFAEVAKERIDKYSLQLKVAPCRVMIKNQKTRWGSCSKKGNINLNWRLIMTPLHVIDYVVVHELCHLKVMNHSKDFWSLVESIQPNYSECRKWLKVNGSRLGL; encoded by the coding sequence ATGAAAAGTAAAAAATATTTTGTTGAAATCGAGGATAATAAGGTTGCCTATACTGTAGTTAAAACCAGGCGGAAAACGATAGGAATAACTGTTGATATGAATGGTGAGGTAAAGGTATCTGCTCCTTTGCGTATCAGTGAAAAACAGATTAGAGAAATAGTGCAGGAAAAGGCAGGCTGGATTATTAAAAAAGTAAATGAAGCCATAGAAAGGAATTCAAACATAGTACCCAGGCAATTTGTCAGCGGCGAAAAATTCCTGTATCTCGGTGAGGAATATACCCTTGAAGTGGTGGAAAAGGATTCGGGCAAGGCAAAAGTGCTTATGCAGGAAGATACCATGACAGTGTACATATCTCGGGGATTATCTGGGGAATCCAGGAAACAGGCAATAAAAGAAGCAATTATGAAATGGTACAGGCAGCGTTTTGCTGAAGTTGCTAAAGAAAGAATTGACAAGTATTCTTTGCAGCTCAAGGTAGCTCCGTGCAGGGTGATGATAAAAAATCAGAAAACCCGGTGGGGAAGTTGCAGTAAAAAGGGAAATATAAATTTAAACTGGAGATTGATTATGACACCTCTCCATGTAATTGATTACGTAGTTGTGCATGAACTGTGCCATCTGAAAGTTATGAACCACTCAAAGGACTTCTGGAGCCTTGTAGAGTCAATTCAGCCAAACTACAGCGAATGCCGGAAGTGGCTGAAAGTTAACGGAAGTAGACTTGGATTATAG